The Streptococcus pantholopis genome has a segment encoding these proteins:
- a CDS encoding AAA family ATPase: protein MVWKGSLMSNNSHIIEYKLTKQTKEALETAAELVKADKRELMTSQDLLSALASTVDSGANYALGRYSITKTKILKEIEAADLVKERMEIVLDERDDYLSNPERRRRQLRARWLKANPVQFLQEAATQTRVKYAQDLFLSENVKQILEFAEEMRFQNVPEGGIDSYWILIGMVQDETSNACQVIEKLMLKYDPHLMLSLEDIQSRFSVREGYYHWSDFRDGRAEEEQQKREAESEQISHKLDNPDYSILEDIATDLTEKAEKGLLQPVIGREKELKNIEVALVRRDKNNVALLGEGGVGKSAIVEGLAIKIVNQEIPSLKGKKILQFSLKDLNAALRWEYNRGVLRFIDEMAREKNVILFIDEIHMLWEGKSLTDSLKPVMARSDFRIIGATTPREWQDYIARDSALVRRFEKIMVAEPSLEDTQKIIKALIPVYENHYNLRYSQGAISGAVKLAKRYLLQERLPDSAFTVIDNAGALVSIEGGTVSKANQAYDAKLKRLKNKLKQLQAVEFPDREQIDKVRQKMSDLQADFQKSRNKMTSNPQNNLRVGVKDVKKAVALKTGIPLKDIKVSTKEADRADSLDRLKRLPERLSKKIIGQSEAIDAISRAVIRSKTGFRNPHRPVGVYLFLGTTGVGKTETAKTLAAEMFGQHNRMIRIDMSEFQEEHTVSKLIGAPPGYVGFEGGGQLTNKVRQEPYSVILFDEIEKAHPKIFDILLQVFDDGILTDGNGVTTDFKETIIVMTSNLGMGDSQQTSGIGFGQLASQLDYDYINNNAQSAIKSYFRPEFLNRIDEIVTFKPFDEQALFEIAKLLLKEEEALIADQGIDACFDEKAAAFIARTCSDPINGARPLKRGITRLIEDKLSTMLINGDIKRGDRILITADKEIQVLKQENKRSRS from the coding sequence ATGGTATGGAAAGGAAGTCTGATGTCCAATAATTCCCATATTATTGAATACAAGTTGACCAAACAAACAAAAGAAGCTTTAGAAACAGCGGCTGAACTGGTTAAAGCAGATAAGAGAGAGCTGATGACGTCGCAGGATTTACTGTCCGCTTTGGCTTCGACTGTTGATTCAGGAGCTAATTATGCTTTGGGGCGCTATTCAATTACAAAAACCAAAATTCTAAAAGAAATTGAAGCGGCTGATTTAGTAAAGGAGCGGATGGAAATCGTTCTGGATGAGCGTGACGATTATTTAAGCAATCCAGAGCGGCGTCGGCGGCAGCTCCGGGCAAGATGGCTGAAAGCTAATCCGGTGCAATTCCTGCAGGAAGCAGCAACGCAGACGCGAGTTAAGTATGCCCAGGATCTCTTTCTGAGTGAGAATGTTAAACAAATCCTTGAGTTCGCTGAAGAGATGCGCTTTCAGAATGTCCCGGAAGGCGGTATTGACAGTTACTGGATACTGATAGGCATGGTGCAGGATGAAACCTCCAATGCCTGTCAGGTTATCGAAAAATTAATGCTGAAATATGACCCCCATCTGATGCTGTCACTGGAAGATATTCAGTCCCGTTTTTCGGTTCGTGAGGGCTATTACCATTGGAGTGACTTTCGTGATGGACGTGCTGAAGAAGAACAGCAAAAAAGAGAGGCGGAGTCAGAACAGATCTCTCATAAACTGGATAATCCCGATTATTCTATCTTAGAGGATATTGCTACAGATCTGACAGAAAAAGCGGAAAAAGGCCTGCTGCAGCCGGTTATCGGTCGTGAAAAAGAACTTAAGAATATTGAAGTGGCCCTGGTTCGGCGGGATAAAAACAATGTCGCCCTTTTGGGTGAAGGCGGTGTTGGGAAATCAGCCATTGTTGAAGGCTTAGCGATAAAAATCGTCAATCAGGAAATCCCTTCGCTAAAGGGGAAAAAAATTCTGCAGTTCAGTCTTAAAGATTTAAATGCAGCTCTTCGCTGGGAATATAATCGAGGTGTTTTGAGATTTATTGACGAGATGGCGCGGGAGAAAAATGTTATCCTGTTTATTGATGAAATTCATATGCTGTGGGAAGGAAAATCTCTGACAGATTCCTTAAAGCCAGTTATGGCCCGCAGTGATTTCCGGATTATCGGCGCTACCACTCCCAGAGAGTGGCAGGATTACATTGCGCGTGATTCTGCCTTAGTTCGGCGATTTGAAAAAATAATGGTTGCCGAGCCGTCACTTGAAGATACTCAAAAAATAATCAAAGCCTTAATTCCGGTTTACGAAAATCATTATAACCTGCGCTATAGCCAAGGAGCTATCAGCGGAGCTGTTAAACTGGCCAAGCGCTACTTGCTGCAGGAAAGGTTGCCTGACAGCGCCTTTACCGTTATTGACAATGCCGGTGCTCTGGTCAGTATTGAGGGCGGGACAGTTTCAAAGGCTAATCAGGCTTATGATGCCAAGCTAAAGAGATTAAAGAATAAGCTAAAACAGCTTCAAGCGGTAGAATTTCCTGACAGGGAACAGATTGACAAAGTGCGGCAAAAAATGTCAGACCTTCAGGCAGATTTTCAAAAATCAAGAAACAAAATGACCTCCAATCCTCAAAACAATCTGCGGGTCGGTGTCAAAGATGTTAAAAAAGCGGTAGCTTTAAAAACAGGCATTCCCCTTAAAGATATCAAGGTATCCACAAAAGAAGCAGACAGAGCCGATTCACTGGACAGACTGAAACGGCTGCCGGAACGTCTTTCCAAAAAAATTATTGGTCAGTCAGAAGCGATTGATGCCATTTCAAGAGCCGTTATTCGTTCAAAAACCGGCTTTCGCAATCCCCACCGTCCGGTCGGTGTTTATCTGTTTTTAGGGACGACCGGTGTTGGTAAAACAGAAACAGCCAAGACACTGGCAGCCGAGATGTTTGGCCAGCACAATCGCATGATTCGTATTGATATGTCGGAGTTTCAGGAAGAGCACACAGTATCTAAACTGATTGGCGCACCGCCCGGCTATGTCGGTTTTGAAGGCGGCGGACAGCTGACCAACAAAGTGCGTCAAGAACCTTATTCGGTGATTTTATTCGATGAAATTGAAAAAGCTCATCCGAAAATTTTTGACATTCTGCTGCAAGTCTTTGATGACGGCATCTTGACCGATGGCAATGGGGTGACGACCGATTTTAAAGAGACTATTATTGTTATGACCTCTAATTTAGGCATGGGAGACAGTCAGCAGACCTCAGGAATCGGTTTTGGCCAGTTGGCTTCACAGCTGGATTATGACTACATTAATAATAATGCTCAGTCTGCCATAAAAAGTTATTTTCGGCCCGAATTTTTAAACCGTATTGATGAAATTGTCACCTTCAAGCCTTTTGATGAGCAGGCGCTCTTTGAGATTGCCAAACTCCTCTTAAAAGAAGAGGAAGCTCTCATTGCTGACCAAGGGATTGACGCTTGTTTTGATGAAAAAGCTGCAGCCTTTATTGCCCGCACCTGCTCAGATCCTATTAACGGTGCCAGACCGCTGAAACGCGGTATTACTCGCTTGATCGAGGATAAACTCTCCACTATGCTGATTAATGGTGACATCAAGCGAGGAGACCGCATTCTTATTACAGCTGACAAAGAAATCCAAGTCTTGAAACAAGAAAACAAGAGAAGTCGTTCTTAA